In Herbaspirillum seropedicae, a single window of DNA contains:
- a CDS encoding sensor domain-containing diguanylate cyclase — protein sequence MKRDLEERHRQSQAEKSVGRQFPRLLRATLDSLDSQIALIDRAGVIHYVNKTWCEFGIENGIPAGYSWIGVNYLVVCRSAGDRGDGDGREVYEGIRSVVESGAPFFQYEYPCHSPNEQRWFMMRIAPVLGAEDFFVISHVVITGRKLAEQRVERLNEKLALLAVTDKLTGLANRMKLDEVLDNEINRADRYGKNLSLILLDIDHFKEVNDNFGHSTGDAVLVRIAEILRANVRSSDLAGRWGGEEFLLILPECDMEDAARMAEKLRLLIENYNFVPVGRRTCSFGVAAYQAGHDRTTLLTLADLALYRAKNTGRNRVEIAANLESAVSHRDCNI from the coding sequence ATGAAGAGGGATCTTGAAGAAAGACATCGTCAATCACAGGCCGAGAAATCCGTAGGCCGTCAGTTTCCCAGGCTGCTCCGAGCGACCCTGGACTCTCTGGATAGCCAGATTGCATTGATAGACCGTGCCGGGGTGATCCATTACGTCAACAAGACATGGTGTGAATTCGGGATCGAGAATGGCATTCCTGCTGGCTACAGCTGGATCGGCGTCAATTATCTCGTCGTCTGCCGTTCGGCAGGCGACCGTGGCGATGGGGATGGTCGAGAAGTCTACGAAGGTATCCGATCCGTTGTCGAGTCTGGCGCACCATTCTTCCAGTATGAATATCCCTGCCATAGCCCAAATGAGCAGCGCTGGTTCATGATGCGCATAGCTCCTGTGTTGGGGGCGGAAGATTTCTTCGTCATCTCTCACGTCGTCATCACAGGACGTAAATTGGCTGAACAGCGCGTAGAGCGCCTGAATGAAAAGCTTGCGCTGCTGGCCGTCACGGATAAATTGACCGGCTTGGCCAACAGGATGAAGCTGGATGAAGTACTTGATAACGAAATAAATCGTGCTGATCGATATGGAAAGAATTTATCGCTGATACTGCTGGACATTGATCACTTCAAGGAAGTGAATGACAATTTCGGGCATTCGACGGGCGACGCCGTTCTGGTCCGTATCGCGGAGATTTTGCGGGCTAACGTGCGATCCTCAGACCTGGCAGGTCGTTGGGGCGGGGAGGAGTTTCTGCTCATCTTGCCGGAATGCGACATGGAGGATGCCGCGCGCATGGCCGAAAAACTAAGATTGCTGATAGAGAACTATAACTTCGTACCTGTCGGTAGGCGCACATGCAGCTTTGGCGTTGCGGCCTATCAAGCAGGACATGACCGTACTACGCTTCTGACCTTGGCTGACCTGGCACTCTATCGGGCAAAAAATACCGGTCGCAATCGCGTTGAAATCGCCGCTAATCTCGAATCAGCAGTGAGTCACAGAGATTGCAACATCTAG